A stretch of the Carassius carassius chromosome 6, fCarCar2.1, whole genome shotgun sequence genome encodes the following:
- the LOC132142051 gene encoding uncharacterized protein LOC132142051, whose product MKCDQHVTWSGWYRLFINGVSAHIPETCITTYGCGTYAALGIPDGHPRIEDGVVTRDACALWNDFCCFVRSFPIKVKACPGNYYVYELVSPTVCYSAYCAGDYMYMSSFYMFMIFVSLFNHYSSKLSDVSTINPSSTAVTPATISTVYPSVDPCYNYTVLDEPWRANSSRPSNSYKLDKSVSWSGWYRLFINGVSTQIADTCVEIYSCGTAIPLWIRGGHPTVEAGVVTRDVCGHWDNYCCYYGSYSIKVKACPGNYHVYELVRPAVNDAVYCAGNYNYMSLCIIYAIVDWYLSVIIFHLLLTSVPFF is encoded by the exons ATGAAGTGTGACCAGCATGTCACCTGGAGTGGCTGGTATCGTCTCTTCATTAACGGTGTGAGCGCTCACATCCCAGAGACGTGTATTACGACCTATGGCTGTGGCACTTACGCTGCACTGGGGATACCTGATGGGCATCCGAGAATTGAGGATGGAGTTGTCACTCGAGATGCCTGCGCTCTATGGAATGATTTCTGCTGCTTTGTCAGGTCTTTCCCCATTAAAGTCAAAGCTTGTCCAGGCAATTATTATGTTTACGAGCTGGTTAGTCCAACTGTGTGCTATTCTGCATACTGTGCAGGTGATTATATGTACATGAGCTCTTTCTACATGTTCATGATATTTGTGTCACTGTTTAATCACTATTCATCTAAACTTTCAGATGTCAGCACCATTAACCCCAGCTCTACAGCCGTCACACCAGCGACCATCTCCACTG TTTATCCCTCTGTTGACCCCTGCTACAACTACACTGTGTTGGATGAACCATGGAGAGCCAACAGCAGTCGCCCATCAAACTCCTACAAGCTTGATAAGTCTGTTAGCTGGAGCGGCTGGTATCGTCTCTTCATTAACGGTGTGAGCACTCAGATCGCAGACACGTGTGTTGAAATCTATAGCTGTGGTACTGCTATCCCACTGTGGATTCGTGGTGGACACCCAACAGTTGAGGCTGGAGTCGTCACTCGAGATGTCTGCGGTCACTGGGACAATTACTGCTGCTATTACGGTTCTTATTCTATTAAAGTCAAAGCCTGTCCAGGAAATTATCATGTCTATGAGCTGGTTAGACCAGCTGTCAATGATGCAGTCTACTGTGCAGGTAATTACAATTACATGAGTCTGTGTATTATTTATGCCATTGTTGATTGGTATTTATCAGTCATAATTTTTCACCTGTTACTAACATCGGTGCCATTTTTTTAA